The Calliphora vicina chromosome 3, idCalVici1.1, whole genome shotgun sequence genome contains a region encoding:
- the LOC135954398 gene encoding uncharacterized protein LOC135954398: MKYRNNRGTILQIQFRTFLVKKQYWHRKRCFQDAC, encoded by the coding sequence ATGAAATACCGGAATAATCGCGGCACAATACTGCAAATACAATTCAGAACATTTTTGGTGAAGAAACAATACTGGCACAGAAAAAGGTGTTTTCAAGAcg